A genomic segment from Juglans regia cultivar Chandler chromosome 14, Walnut 2.0, whole genome shotgun sequence encodes:
- the LOC108994644 gene encoding uncharacterized protein LOC108994644 isoform X2, producing the protein MAVSASMHLVKSRTPLACAKEESEYRVRHPENSSPNARVLVLGGTGRVGGSTAIALSNLRPDLRIIVAGRNREKGASMVTTLGGNSQFAEVDIENVKSLEAALKDVDLVVHTAGPFQQAERCTVLEAAIQTKTAYVDVCDDTTYSRRAKSFKDRAVAANIPAITTGGIYPGVSNVMAAELVRASRSESNGEPERLRFYYYTAGTGGAGPTILATSFLLLGEEVAAYNKGEMIKLKPYSGMLNIDFGKGIGKRDVYLLNLPEVRSVHEVLGIPTVSARFGTAPFYWNWGMAAMTSLLPAEFLRDRSKVQELVQLFDPLVRAVDRIAGERVSMRVDLECSDGRNAVGIFSHRRLSVSVGNATAAFALAVLEGSTQPGVWFPEEKELPSRRGKFYSNVLPKEQSIL; encoded by the exons ATGGCGGTGAGTGCTTCGATGCATTTAGTGAAGAGCAGAACTCCGTTGGCTTGCGCTAAAGAAGAGAGCGAGTACAGGGTTCGCCACCCTGAGAACTCGTCTCCTAATGCCCGGGTTTTGGTGCTGGGAGGTACGGGTCGGGTCGGAGGATCAACAGCCATCGCCCTCTCCAATCTCCGTCCCGACCTCCGTATCATTGTTGCTGGTCgtaatag GGAAAAAGGTGCCTCTATGGTGACTACACTCGGGGGGAACTCTCAGTTTGCTGAAGTCGATATTGAGAATGTCAAATCCCTGGAGGCAGCTTTAAAGG ATGTGGATCTTGTAGTTCATACTGCTGGACCTTTCCAACAGGCAGAGAGGTGCACTGTTCTGGAAGCTGCCATACAAACCAAG ACAGCGTATGTTGACGTTTGTGATGACACAACCTATTCACGGCGTGCTAAATCCTTCAAGGATAGAGCAGTAGCTGCAAATATTCCAGCTATAACAACAGGAGGAATTTATCCAGGAGTGAGCAATG TGATGGCAGCAGAACTAGTTCGTGCTTCAAGAAGTGAAAGTAATGGTGAGCCAGAGAGACTACG ATTCTACTACTACACAGCAGGCACTGGTGGTGCAGGTCCTACTATCTTAGCTACTAGTTTTTTACTTCTTGGAGAGGAAGTGGCTGCATATAATAAAG GAGAAATGATCAAGCTGAAGCCTTATAGTGGGATGCTCAATATTGACTTCGGAAAAGGAATTGGAAAGAGAGATGTTTATCTTCT GAATTTGCCTGAAGTAAGAAGTGTACATGAGGTCCTAGGAATACCAACTGTTAGTGCTCGGTTTGGAACCGCACCGTTCTACTGGAATTGGGGAATGGCAGCTATGACAAGTCTTCTTCCTGCG GAGTTTCTGAGAGACAGAAGCAAAGTCCAAGAACTAGTTCAACTATTTGACCCTTTAGTTCGAGCAGTGGATAGAATTGCTGGAGAGCGCGTGTCAATGAGG GTTGATTTGGAGTGTTCAGATGGGCGCAATGCAGTTGGTATATTCAGTCACAGGAGACTCTCTGT TTCTGTGGGAAATGCAACAGCTGCGTTTGCTCTAGCAGTTCTTGAGGGAAGCACACAGCCTGGGGTTTGGTTTCCAGAAGAG AAGGAATTGCCATCGAGGCGAGGGAAGTTCTACTCAAACGTGCTGCCCAAGGAACAATCAATTTTGTAA
- the LOC108994644 gene encoding uncharacterized protein LOC108994644 isoform X1 — translation MAVSASMHLVKSRTPLACAKEESEYRVRHPENSSPNARVLVLGGTGRVGGSTAIALSNLRPDLRIIVAGRNREKGASMVTTLGGNSQFAEVDIENVKSLEAALKDVDLVVHTAGPFQQAERCTVLEAAIQTKTAYVDVCDDTTYSRRAKSFKDRAVAANIPAITTGGIYPGVSNVMAAELVRASRSESNGEPERLRFYYYTAGTGGAGPTILATSFLLLGEEVAAYNKGEMIKLKPYSGMLNIDFGKGIGKRDVYLLNLPEVRSVHEVLGIPTVSARFGTAPFYWNWGMAAMTSLLPAEFLRDRSKVQELVQLFDPLVRAVDRIAGERVSMRVDLECSDGRNAVGIFSHRRLSVSVGNATAAFALAVLEGSTQPGVWFPEEPEGIAIEAREVLLKRAAQGTINFVMNRPPWMVESDPKELGLGIYV, via the exons ATGGCGGTGAGTGCTTCGATGCATTTAGTGAAGAGCAGAACTCCGTTGGCTTGCGCTAAAGAAGAGAGCGAGTACAGGGTTCGCCACCCTGAGAACTCGTCTCCTAATGCCCGGGTTTTGGTGCTGGGAGGTACGGGTCGGGTCGGAGGATCAACAGCCATCGCCCTCTCCAATCTCCGTCCCGACCTCCGTATCATTGTTGCTGGTCgtaatag GGAAAAAGGTGCCTCTATGGTGACTACACTCGGGGGGAACTCTCAGTTTGCTGAAGTCGATATTGAGAATGTCAAATCCCTGGAGGCAGCTTTAAAGG ATGTGGATCTTGTAGTTCATACTGCTGGACCTTTCCAACAGGCAGAGAGGTGCACTGTTCTGGAAGCTGCCATACAAACCAAG ACAGCGTATGTTGACGTTTGTGATGACACAACCTATTCACGGCGTGCTAAATCCTTCAAGGATAGAGCAGTAGCTGCAAATATTCCAGCTATAACAACAGGAGGAATTTATCCAGGAGTGAGCAATG TGATGGCAGCAGAACTAGTTCGTGCTTCAAGAAGTGAAAGTAATGGTGAGCCAGAGAGACTACG ATTCTACTACTACACAGCAGGCACTGGTGGTGCAGGTCCTACTATCTTAGCTACTAGTTTTTTACTTCTTGGAGAGGAAGTGGCTGCATATAATAAAG GAGAAATGATCAAGCTGAAGCCTTATAGTGGGATGCTCAATATTGACTTCGGAAAAGGAATTGGAAAGAGAGATGTTTATCTTCT GAATTTGCCTGAAGTAAGAAGTGTACATGAGGTCCTAGGAATACCAACTGTTAGTGCTCGGTTTGGAACCGCACCGTTCTACTGGAATTGGGGAATGGCAGCTATGACAAGTCTTCTTCCTGCG GAGTTTCTGAGAGACAGAAGCAAAGTCCAAGAACTAGTTCAACTATTTGACCCTTTAGTTCGAGCAGTGGATAGAATTGCTGGAGAGCGCGTGTCAATGAGG GTTGATTTGGAGTGTTCAGATGGGCGCAATGCAGTTGGTATATTCAGTCACAGGAGACTCTCTGT TTCTGTGGGAAATGCAACAGCTGCGTTTGCTCTAGCAGTTCTTGAGGGAAGCACACAGCCTGGGGTTTGGTTTCCAGAAGAG CCAGAAGGAATTGCCATCGAGGCGAGGGAAGTTCTACTCAAACGTGCTGCCCAAGGAACAATCAATTTTGTAATGAACag GCCACCATGGATGGTTGAATCAGACCCAAAAGAGCTTGGATTAGGaatatatgtatga